Proteins from a single region of Pyrus communis chromosome 6, drPyrComm1.1, whole genome shotgun sequence:
- the LOC137737730 gene encoding uncharacterized protein, with amino-acid sequence MAAANSSDSSIPSTPPLSSSKENVTPIGSKLAELNESRSELLGRIQGLKQDLQSWRSKLDTQVKVYHDELSELKKSLNTEVDQLRSEFQDLRTTLQQQQEDVTTSLRNLGLQDVSGEKKEAQDTEEPNVSTKLDEAKEAES; translated from the exons ATGGCCGCCGCCAACTCTTCTGATTCCTCAATTCCCTCCACTCCTCCACTCTCCTCC AGCAAGGAGAATGTGACCCCGATTGGCTCCAAGCTTGCg GAATTGAATGAATCGAGGTCTGAGCTACTTGGTAGAATTCAAGGGTTGAAGCAG GATTTGCAAAGTTGGAGGTCGAAGTTAGACACTCAAGTGAAGGTCTACCACGAT GAGCTTTCAGAACTCAAGAAATCCCTCAACACTGAAGTGGATCAACTTCGATCT GAATTTCAAGATCTGAGGACCACTCTTCAGCAGCAGCAAGAGGATGTTACAACTAGTCTTAGAAACTTGGGG CTGCAGGATGTCTcaggagagaaaaaagaagcCCAAGATACCGAAGAACCAAATGTTTCAACCAAGTTGGATGAGGCCAAAGAAGCTGAAAGCTAG